A window of the Thermodesulfobacteriota bacterium genome harbors these coding sequences:
- a CDS encoding branched-chain amino acid ABC transporter permease, producing the protein MIKIDEIKKSFFVSLWFMFLTFPIMVIRVNTIEKVIQWRWERMFFIGVGTFILSFVWRYLIKRKELGIKKAEAGDVGKAPLSQRIFEERRVYIPALIAVAVFIIAFPFVFSMYQTNIMLTALIYIMCGLGLNIVVGLAGLLDLGYVAFYAVGAYGYALLNYHFGVSFWFALPIGASIGFFFGILLGYPVLRLRGDYLAIVTLGFGEIIRLILENWNEFSFGPSGIANIPRPGFFGIQFSLHHATIYIYFIMIALVIFTIFVVSRLQNSRIGRAWIALREDEVACQAMGIDKTKTKLTAFALGATWAGMAGVLFAAKTTFINPASFTLWESIFFLCVVVLGGMGSVTGVIFGALILVLLPEYLRVFAEYRILLFGAVLVVMMVFRPGGIITNVRRTYKFEGLAKNNK; encoded by the coding sequence TTGATTAAAATCGATGAAATAAAAAAATCTTTTTTTGTCTCGCTCTGGTTTATGTTTTTGACCTTTCCCATCATGGTGATCCGGGTCAATACCATTGAAAAAGTGATCCAATGGCGCTGGGAAAGGATGTTTTTTATCGGAGTCGGAACTTTTATTCTTTCCTTTGTCTGGCGTTATCTCATAAAGCGAAAAGAGCTGGGGATAAAAAAGGCGGAAGCCGGTGATGTGGGGAAAGCACCATTAAGCCAGCGGATTTTTGAAGAACGGCGGGTCTATATACCCGCTCTGATCGCGGTGGCTGTTTTTATTATCGCCTTTCCCTTTGTTTTTTCCATGTACCAGACCAATATCATGCTGACCGCACTTATTTATATCATGTGCGGGCTGGGCCTTAACATCGTTGTGGGCCTGGCCGGTCTTCTCGATCTTGGATACGTTGCTTTTTACGCGGTGGGAGCCTATGGCTATGCATTATTGAACTATCATTTTGGCGTCAGTTTCTGGTTTGCACTTCCCATTGGTGCAAGTATCGGCTTTTTCTTTGGAATACTGTTAGGCTATCCGGTGCTTCGTTTGCGGGGAGACTACCTGGCCATTGTTACCCTGGGTTTTGGAGAAATCATACGGCTTATTTTGGAGAACTGGAATGAATTTTCTTTTGGGCCCAGTGGTATTGCCAATATTCCGCGGCCGGGATTTTTCGGTATCCAGTTTTCTCTTCACCATGCCACCATTTATATCTATTTTATCATGATTGCCCTGGTTATTTTTACCATTTTTGTGGTGAGCAGGCTGCAAAATTCCAGAATAGGAAGGGCTTGGATTGCTTTGCGTGAAGACGAAGTGGCTTGCCAGGCCATGGGAATTGACAAAACCAAGACCAAGTTGACCGCATTTGCTTTGGGGGCCACATGGGCCGGAATGGCCGGCGTCCTTTTTGCCGCCAAGACCACCTTTATCAATCCGGCCAGTTTCACTTTGTGGGAGTCGATCTTTTTCCTGTGTGTGGTGGTGTTGGGAGGAATGGGATCGGTTACCGGGGTTATTTTCGGTGCACTTATATTGGTTCTTTTACCTGAATACCTCAGGGTATTTGCCGAATACCGTATTCTTTTATTTGGAGCTGTTCTGGTGGTCATGATGGTTTTTCGTCCCGGCGGCATTATCACCAACGTGCGCAGAACATATAAGTTTGAAGGTTTAGCTAAGAATAATAAATAA
- a CDS encoding response regulator, whose translation MHILVVEDQAPARQFLEKILQDWGHTVYVTENGSAAWKTLLSTSVDMVVTDWMMPKMNGLELCRKIRDSEFNNYIYIILVSARNTQQDIIQGLEVGADDYITKPVNNKEFRARIKIGERLISLEKKLHDQHTEIERNYYQTIQMFTNLIEVVDEQLGGHCKRVAKLCVRLAKLHPDVPQDDLPVLEAAGLLHDIGMVGLPKDIVSKKRTEMNGDEKKLYMSHPVQGEIILQEIELLKPVSILVRSHHEQVNGRGYPDGLKGEQIPLLSRIISAASNYDSLVKKWKIPLNDIPDRLQQQRGYQLDSDLVDYLLEINLENIKQEEEKDFLKISLDDLKEGMVLTSSVRMKSGALVLPGLTKLTNHGIEKLINYRKLDCIADTVCVYKF comes from the coding sequence ATGCACATACTGGTTGTAGAGGATCAGGCACCTGCAAGACAGTTTTTAGAAAAAATTCTCCAAGATTGGGGGCATACGGTCTATGTGACGGAAAACGGAAGCGCTGCCTGGAAAACGCTTTTGTCCACCAGTGTGGACATGGTGGTGACAGACTGGATGATGCCCAAAATGAATGGGCTGGAGCTGTGCCGAAAAATTCGCGACAGCGAGTTCAACAACTACATATATATTATTCTGGTCAGTGCCAGGAATACGCAACAGGATATTATTCAGGGTCTTGAGGTCGGAGCCGATGACTACATTACCAAACCGGTCAACAATAAAGAATTTAGAGCGCGCATCAAAATCGGCGAAAGACTTATCAGCCTGGAAAAAAAACTTCATGACCAGCACACTGAAATAGAAAGAAACTATTATCAGACCATTCAAATGTTTACCAATTTAATTGAAGTGGTAGACGAACAACTGGGAGGACATTGCAAACGGGTTGCCAAACTGTGCGTAAGACTTGCCAAACTTCACCCTGATGTTCCCCAGGACGATTTGCCTGTTCTAGAGGCTGCCGGACTGCTCCACGATATCGGTATGGTCGGTTTACCCAAGGACATAGTATCAAAGAAAAGAACTGAAATGAATGGAGATGAAAAAAAACTTTATATGTCTCACCCGGTCCAGGGAGAAATCATTTTACAGGAAATCGAATTGCTAAAGCCTGTTTCCATACTGGTAAGAAGCCACCATGAACAGGTAAACGGTCGCGGCTATCCGGACGGATTGAAAGGAGAACAAATACCATTATTGTCCAGGATTATCTCTGCTGCCTCCAACTACGACAGTCTGGTTAAAAAGTGGAAAATTCCTCTGAACGATATCCCGGACAGACTGCAACAGCAACGGGGGTATCAACTCGACAGCGACCTGGTAGATTACCTGCTGGAAATAAATCTGGAAAATATTAAACAGGAAGAAGAAAAAGATTTTTTAAAAATTTCATTGGATGATCTTAAGGAAGGGATGGTGCTAACAAGTAGTGTCCGCATGAAAAGCGGGGCCCTTGTGTTGCCCGGCCTCACTAAGCTAACCAACCATGGGATCGAAAAGTTGATCAACTATCGCAAGCTGGATTGCATTGCAGATACGGTATGCGTTTATAAATTCTAA
- a CDS encoding TIGR04219 family outer membrane beta-barrel protein, with product MKKMIPIILCLLLIVPTASYALGLEFAVGAWKQSPEGFMSYEQLTIDDELDLERDCNYDDETRFSGRMKIDMPLALPNIYLMASPIEFDGTGSKTVSFKFGDDTFNATDPFYSKLTLDHYDVGFYYGIPAIETLSAETLNLDLGLNIRIYDFEAQIRQDTAGLEESEDFTLPVPMVYLALQVKPVDKLSIEAEARGISYSGNQLYSLIGRVKLNIFGPLFTAAGYRYDKLKIDEEDVEVDVDFSGPFVEAGFKF from the coding sequence ATGAAAAAAATGATACCCATTATTTTGTGTCTGCTGCTGATCGTTCCGACTGCCTCTTATGCACTGGGTCTTGAATTCGCGGTTGGTGCCTGGAAGCAGTCTCCTGAGGGTTTTATGTCATATGAGCAGCTCACCATCGACGATGAGCTGGATCTGGAAAGAGATTGCAATTATGACGATGAAACCCGTTTCAGCGGAAGAATGAAGATCGATATGCCCCTGGCTCTACCGAATATATATCTTATGGCCTCTCCCATCGAGTTTGACGGTACGGGCTCGAAAACGGTTAGTTTTAAATTCGGTGATGATACATTCAATGCAACTGATCCATTTTATTCCAAGCTCACCCTTGACCATTATGATGTGGGTTTTTACTATGGGATTCCCGCCATTGAAACCCTATCCGCTGAAACGCTTAATCTGGATCTGGGGCTTAATATCAGGATTTATGATTTTGAAGCCCAAATTAGGCAGGATACAGCAGGCCTGGAGGAATCAGAAGACTTTACCCTTCCTGTTCCCATGGTTTACCTTGCATTGCAGGTAAAACCGGTGGATAAACTTTCCATTGAAGCAGAGGCCAGAGGAATTTCATACAGCGGAAACCAGCTGTACAGCCTCATCGGTAGGGTGAAGCTTAATATTTTTGGACCGCTGTTTACCGCTGCAGGGTATCGATATGACAAACTGAAAATTGACGAAGAAGACGTTGAAGTGGATGTTGATTTTAGCGGGCCGTTTGTTGAAGCCGGGTTTAAGTTTTGA
- a CDS encoding OmpA family protein translates to MNNELNAKIKQLEMEVSEGAPAWVVTFGDLMSLLLCFFVLLLSFSEMDRAIYKQVAGSLRNAFGVQRKVKTMEPAKGMKIIAKDFDQELIAIQQREEFIVTQEKKTIGEELKKAVETLSQGMKNLIQVEVGDKEISVRLMGETTFDSGKADIKQQMKPLLRKIGSVLQKTKGNITVTGHTDNVPLRSNWIYKSNLELSIARAASVAEFLLHKTYIKPSRISAMGYGEYRPREPNDTAEGRSKNRRVEIILKAQSPRKPRMEK, encoded by the coding sequence ATGAATAACGAGTTAAATGCAAAAATTAAACAACTCGAAATGGAAGTCAGTGAAGGCGCACCTGCTTGGGTGGTTACTTTCGGAGACCTGATGAGCCTGCTTCTGTGCTTTTTTGTTCTTTTACTCTCTTTTTCTGAAATGGATAGAGCCATATACAAGCAGGTGGCCGGGTCCCTGAGAAATGCCTTTGGGGTTCAGCGCAAGGTCAAAACCATGGAGCCTGCCAAAGGAATGAAGATAATCGCCAAGGATTTTGACCAGGAGCTCATTGCCATCCAGCAGCGTGAAGAGTTTATTGTCACCCAGGAAAAGAAAACCATTGGAGAAGAGCTTAAGAAAGCCGTAGAGACCCTTTCACAGGGCATGAAAAATTTGATTCAGGTGGAAGTCGGTGATAAAGAAATAAGTGTCCGGCTGATGGGCGAAACAACCTTTGATTCCGGCAAAGCAGATATTAAACAGCAGATGAAGCCGTTGTTACGAAAGATAGGGTCGGTTTTGCAAAAAACAAAAGGCAACATAACCGTTACCGGTCATACCGACAATGTCCCGCTGAGAAGCAACTGGATCTATAAGTCAAACCTTGAATTGTCCATTGCCCGCGCTGCTTCTGTGGCAGAATTTCTGTTGCACAAAACGTATATAAAACCCTCGCGCATTTCAGCCATGGGGTATGGCGAATATCGTCCACGGGAACCCAATGATACAGCAGAGGGAAGGAGTAAAAACCGGCGAGTGGAGATTATCCTCAAAGCCCAGTCTCCTCGTAAACCCCGGATGGAAAAGTAA
- a CDS encoding ABC transporter ATP-binding protein, translating to MLKLKNVQTFYGNIQALKDVTIEISEGEIITLIGANGAGKTTTLMSVCGVVPPRSGEIYFLGQPIHHTPPNQIVSLGVCQVPEGRRIFPYLTVLENLDMGAFLRTDKTGIKKDLEYVFELFPILAERRHQAGGTLSGGEQQMLAVSRAIMSKPRLLLLDEPSLGLAPLVVKQIFSIIKKINSENKTTIFLVEQNANLALKVAHRGYVMETGRITLSDSASNLLSNEQVKKAYLGQ from the coding sequence ATGCTTAAGCTTAAGAACGTACAGACTTTTTATGGAAACATCCAGGCGTTGAAAGATGTGACCATTGAGATATCCGAAGGAGAAATCATTACCTTAATCGGCGCAAACGGGGCAGGAAAAACCACCACACTGATGTCGGTTTGCGGTGTGGTCCCTCCGAGATCAGGTGAAATTTATTTCCTGGGCCAACCGATACATCATACTCCGCCCAACCAGATCGTTTCCCTCGGGGTCTGTCAGGTTCCTGAGGGTCGACGTATTTTCCCCTATTTGACCGTTTTGGAAAACCTGGATATGGGGGCATTTCTACGAACAGATAAGACCGGCATCAAAAAAGATTTAGAATATGTGTTCGAGCTTTTCCCTATTCTGGCCGAACGACGGCATCAGGCAGGCGGAACGCTCAGCGGCGGGGAACAACAAATGCTTGCGGTTTCCAGAGCGATCATGTCCAAACCAAGGTTGCTTTTACTGGACGAACCTTCATTGGGTCTTGCACCACTGGTGGTTAAACAGATTTTCAGTATTATCAAAAAGATCAATAGCGAAAACAAGACCACCATTTTTCTGGTTGAACAAAATGCCAATCTAGCCCTCAAAGTGGCCCACAGGGGGTATGTCATGGAAACCGGTCGAATCACTCTGTCCGATTCAGCGTCAAATCTTCTGTCCAATGAACAGGTTAAAAAAGCCTATCTGGGGCAGTAG
- a CDS encoding PilZ domain-containing protein: MQKAFISSDNTITFECPKCNKPRTVEVAKYENLEKAERVKVKCACGNIYYALIEKRKQFRKKSNFPGTFIHIVSDIPKDKGTMVVTDVSRTGLRIKLNTKREFIVGDKIMVEFHLDDKNRSLIKKECIIKKDFGLEFGIEFVSVHPSDPSDKAIGFYLF; encoded by the coding sequence ATGCAAAAAGCTTTTATCAGCAGTGATAATACCATTACCTTTGAATGCCCTAAATGCAATAAACCGAGAACGGTTGAAGTTGCAAAATATGAAAATCTGGAAAAAGCAGAAAGGGTAAAGGTAAAGTGCGCCTGCGGGAATATCTATTATGCTTTGATAGAAAAAAGAAAACAATTCAGGAAAAAATCCAATTTTCCCGGAACCTTCATTCATATTGTTTCCGACATCCCGAAAGACAAGGGGACCATGGTCGTCACCGATGTATCCCGCACCGGTTTAAGAATAAAACTTAATACAAAGAGAGAATTTATAGTTGGTGACAAGATTATGGTGGAATTTCACCTGGACGATAAAAACCGATCTCTTATTAAAAAAGAATGTATCATTAAAAAAGACTTTGGCCTTGAATTTGGAATTGAGTTTGTATCCGTTCACCCCTCCGACCCGAGTGACAAGGCGATTGGATTTTATCTGTTCTGA
- a CDS encoding MotA/TolQ/ExbB proton channel family protein: protein MDIATIIGLVGGSALVLSAVIIGGSAMIFINIPGFLIVIGGTLATCFIKFSMGDVINTIKVAMKAFLVKMEPPDETVTRLVALAKIAKKEGLIALENEKTEDEFTAKAVQYLSDGIDEGLIEDMLNKDIRLTVQRHSVGQRVFKGMGSSAPAFGMIGTLIGLVQMLASMADPSSIGPAMAVALLTTLYGALIANLVCLPIAEKLAFRSQQEQDNKSIIREAALGIAQGISPMVLDQSLRIYLSPKDRNKAETTKAKHE, encoded by the coding sequence ATGGATATTGCAACCATCATTGGGCTTGTAGGAGGATCTGCTTTAGTGCTTTCTGCCGTCATTATCGGCGGCAGTGCCATGATATTCATCAACATTCCCGGATTTCTGATTGTTATTGGAGGTACTTTGGCCACATGTTTTATTAAATTTTCCATGGGAGATGTGATTAATACCATAAAAGTGGCCATGAAGGCCTTTTTAGTTAAAATGGAACCCCCTGATGAGACGGTTACCCGACTGGTTGCCCTGGCAAAAATTGCTAAAAAAGAAGGGCTGATCGCTCTTGAAAATGAAAAAACAGAAGACGAATTCACTGCCAAGGCCGTTCAATATTTGTCTGACGGTATTGATGAGGGCCTTATTGAGGATATGCTTAATAAGGATATCCGTCTGACGGTGCAGCGTCATTCTGTCGGCCAGCGTGTTTTTAAGGGCATGGGCTCATCGGCACCGGCCTTTGGAATGATCGGAACGTTAATCGGCCTGGTGCAGATGCTGGCCTCCATGGCTGATCCCAGCAGCATCGGTCCTGCCATGGCTGTTGCACTGCTCACCACACTTTATGGCGCTCTTATCGCCAACCTTGTTTGCCTCCCCATCGCAGAAAAACTCGCTTTTAGAAGTCAGCAGGAGCAGGACAACAAAAGTATCATTCGTGAGGCAGCCCTTGGAATCGCCCAGGGAATTTCTCCCATGGTACTCGATCAGTCGCTAAGAATCTACCTCTCACCCAAGGATCGGAATAAAGCCGAAACAACAAAGGCAAAACATGAATAA
- the gspE gene encoding type II secretion system ATPase GspE: MITHLSQILSDRFGISQQILDETQQIKKEKGENTGEILLRKKIITESQLLEALSIQYNIPFWPELSLETIGNDVTANVPIQFLKKFTMVPLANSSRQADLENAIIPNQRKAEKKSHFKTQCIIAINDPTSFQPLDDLVNILGLNDYDIVLSTKTAILSAINLAYDLNRDSAEQLVQDMEENGSSIISEIEDTADLLDDTSSAPIIKLVNHILSQSIKARASDIHIEPYQDSFKVRYRVDGILYDLLTPPKWIQAPLISRIKVMAEMNIAEKRLPQDGRLEVKMGDQDIDVRVSTIPISFGERVVLRLLNKTAKLFTLSNLGLLPKKLKLLENLVKSPNGIILVTGPTGSGKTTSLYAILSSINTPEINIITVEDPVEYQLKGVSQIQVNPKIDLTFAQGLRSIVRQDPDVILIGEIRDRETAEIAVQSALTGHLVFSTLHTNDAASAITRLVDMGVEPFLISSSVLAVVAQRLARVLCSSCKKSYLPESIALSRIGINADQTQRGHICKANGCKECLNTGYKGRIGLFEIMVLSDQLKNLILKTFDSNLIKSAALKSGMVSLRQDGVLKILSGMTTIEEVLRVTQQ; this comes from the coding sequence ATGATCACACACCTGTCACAAATACTGAGCGATCGTTTCGGCATTTCCCAGCAGATTTTGGATGAAACGCAGCAGATTAAAAAGGAAAAAGGCGAAAACACCGGAGAAATACTCTTAAGGAAAAAAATAATTACTGAATCACAACTCCTTGAAGCCTTAAGCATTCAATATAATATTCCTTTTTGGCCTGAGCTTTCCTTGGAAACTATTGGAAATGATGTGACCGCAAACGTCCCGATCCAGTTTCTAAAAAAATTTACCATGGTTCCCCTTGCCAACAGTTCCCGACAAGCAGATCTTGAAAATGCGATTATTCCGAATCAAAGAAAAGCTGAAAAAAAAAGTCATTTCAAAACGCAATGTATCATTGCCATTAACGATCCCACATCCTTTCAACCTCTTGATGACCTGGTGAACATTCTCGGACTGAACGATTACGATATCGTTCTTTCAACCAAAACTGCCATACTTTCCGCCATAAATCTGGCTTATGACTTGAACAGAGATTCCGCCGAACAACTCGTCCAGGATATGGAAGAAAACGGCAGTTCTATTATCAGTGAAATTGAGGATACCGCAGATCTTTTGGATGACACCAGTTCTGCGCCGATTATAAAGCTGGTAAACCACATCCTTTCCCAATCAATCAAAGCCCGCGCAAGTGATATTCATATCGAACCCTATCAGGACAGTTTTAAGGTGCGATACCGTGTGGACGGCATTCTGTACGACCTGCTCACTCCTCCAAAATGGATCCAGGCCCCATTGATATCGAGAATTAAGGTGATGGCTGAGATGAATATTGCCGAAAAACGGCTTCCTCAAGACGGCCGCCTGGAAGTAAAAATGGGAGACCAGGATATCGATGTTCGAGTTTCCACCATTCCTATTTCATTTGGGGAACGTGTGGTGCTCAGACTGCTGAATAAGACAGCTAAATTATTTACCCTTTCCAATCTTGGTCTGCTGCCAAAAAAGCTTAAACTTCTGGAAAACCTGGTTAAATCTCCCAACGGAATCATTCTGGTCACCGGCCCTACCGGAAGCGGCAAGACCACATCCCTTTATGCCATTTTATCATCCATCAACACACCGGAAATAAATATAATCACTGTTGAAGACCCGGTTGAATACCAGCTTAAGGGTGTTAGTCAGATTCAGGTCAACCCCAAGATTGATCTGACCTTTGCCCAGGGGCTGAGATCCATTGTAAGGCAGGACCCCGATGTGATTCTCATCGGTGAAATTCGGGATCGAGAAACCGCAGAGATCGCTGTCCAGTCTGCCCTCACCGGGCATCTTGTCTTTTCCACACTTCATACCAATGATGCGGCCAGCGCCATTACCCGTTTAGTCGATATGGGTGTGGAGCCTTTTTTAATCTCATCTTCGGTCCTTGCTGTGGTCGCCCAAAGACTGGCCCGTGTCCTGTGCAGTAGTTGCAAAAAGAGCTATCTCCCGGAAAGTATCGCTCTCAGCAGAATCGGAATTAATGCGGATCAAACCCAAAGGGGTCATATTTGTAAAGCAAACGGATGTAAAGAATGTCTAAATACAGGTTACAAGGGCAGGATCGGCCTTTTTGAAATCATGGTTTTAAGTGATCAGCTTAAAAACCTTATACTGAAAACATTTGACTCAAACCTGATAAAAAGTGCTGCGTTAAAAAGCGGAATGGTTTCGCTGCGTCAAGATGGGGTGTTAAAAATATTATCAGGCATGACTACCATTGAGGAGGTGTTGAGAGTGACGCAGCAGTAA
- a CDS encoding ABC transporter ATP-binding protein codes for MEPILEVNNLTMQFGGLRALEDLDLDVKEGEIVALIGPNGAGKTTFFNCITGIHQPTKGDMFISPPGKERKSINGLKPNRVTERGMARTFQNIRLFPNMTVLENVMIGRHCRMSAGILGAVFRGGSTVREEKKVVEDSYAMLEKIGLTKYVNELAMNLPYGAQRRLEIARAMATEPFLLLLDEPAAGMNVKETRELDELILQIRDQEKVSILLIEHDMKLVMSLSDRIFVVDYGKKIAQGTPDEIQHNPAVIKAYLGEDIDA; via the coding sequence ATGGAACCGATACTGGAAGTTAATAATCTGACCATGCAATTCGGGGGGCTGCGGGCACTGGAAGATCTCGACCTTGATGTGAAAGAGGGAGAAATCGTTGCCTTGATCGGCCCCAACGGCGCGGGGAAAACCACTTTTTTTAACTGTATTACCGGAATTCATCAGCCGACCAAAGGGGATATGTTTATTTCACCACCCGGGAAAGAACGAAAAAGTATCAATGGATTAAAGCCGAACCGTGTTACCGAAAGGGGTATGGCGCGAACATTTCAGAATATTCGTCTGTTTCCCAATATGACCGTTCTGGAAAATGTAATGATCGGGCGGCATTGCAGAATGTCCGCGGGTATTTTAGGTGCCGTATTCAGAGGCGGATCAACTGTCAGGGAAGAAAAGAAAGTGGTGGAAGACAGTTATGCCATGCTGGAAAAGATAGGACTGACTAAATATGTCAATGAGCTTGCCATGAACCTTCCCTATGGCGCCCAGCGGCGCCTTGAAATCGCACGGGCCATGGCTACCGAGCCTTTTTTACTCCTTCTTGACGAGCCGGCTGCCGGTATGAATGTTAAGGAAACCCGGGAGCTTGATGAGTTGATTTTGCAGATTCGCGACCAAGAAAAAGTATCCATACTTCTGATTGAACATGATATGAAACTGGTGATGAGTTTGTCTGATCGTATTTTTGTGGTCGATTACGGAAAGAAAATTGCCCAGGGAACGCCGGATGAGATCCAACACAATCCTGCGGTGATTAAGGCCTATCTTGGAGAAGATATCGATGCTTAA